Proteins from a single region of Pelodiscus sinensis isolate JC-2024 chromosome 29, ASM4963464v1, whole genome shotgun sequence:
- the GPATCH8 gene encoding G patch domain-containing protein 8 isoform X3, which produces MGMGRMEMELDYAEDATERRRVLEVEKEDTEELRQKYKDYVDKEKAIAKALEDLRANFYCELCDKQYQKHQEFDNHINSYDHAHKQRLKDLKQREFARNVSSRSRRDEKKQERALRRLHELAEQRKQSECAPGSGPMFKPTTVAVDEEGGDDDDAAAAPNSSSSIHTTSSQAAEIATDRGVLSTGQASSAVLFSQMPLQTTQAVSFGIKNNLGAPLQKIGVSFSFAKKAPVKLESIASVFKDHVEESSPTDGTKTDERASSDQGTLQKTGEAENTHSPDNRVEEDDQHERDSGALATTLSKLKKMRREDGPVPVEPEYYHYIPPAHCKVKPNFQFLLFMKSTEQMEAGNGGKKTVHESKKSNSPKPRTSKHLEKAAECTVQPEEPSAAELTEQGTKTEAKEIPENASVQESQPCTESDPPEQDTTEEAAQPIPSGKEVVEGPKHPMGPFFPVLSKDESTTLQWPSELLIFTRAEPSVSYSCNPLYFDFKLSRNKDAKAKGIEKPKDALGLSKENLQVTECGDISKSKEKGSIANSSAVKPETKLVAACGTQSKQESNLASISKLEEADDSSKTLTNKKDKVGKSHKHKKKKKHKKSSKHKRKHKEEAEEKSRKTDVREEKPKKRKKHKHKKSKPSVLPEAERGLNPDVPDDGTRLQKKKPCFQGAQRKMLSAEEGASSKREDSGNSSQEHSSKKPKTDLQQQSCASRRRGSAPSLGRSSHRSRQSSGDYDSDEGSHRKDSRQKSVSQYSDEYDSGSDHSRSRSRSGRRHSSRRSSRRSYSTSSDASSDHSRYSRRRSYSDDSYSDYSDRSRCHSKRSHDSEDSDYTSSKHRAKRHKYSSSDDDYSLSRSRSRSRSRSRTHPRGRSRTRSRGRTRSSSRSRSKRRSRSGTGRSWKRSRSYSRDRSRSTRSHSQRSLSRKGSRDHESPEDRRSGRRDFIRSKIYRSQSPHYFRAGRREGSLKRESRGEGAKAVSALPQSSCSSGLGKAPDSDCAPEERNSVTAKLLLEKVQSRKVEKKPGANEEGPAGAGKVGIKLKDPPQGYFGPKLPPSLGNKPVLPLIGKLPTTRKPSAKRCEEAGLERGEEQEVSEPEDASQGSGGDSQSVGLPLLEEEVVLLQDKPLEEQKCAEPVVETPPVPLDLQVLPECYSSAELVVPPRYLPEPGEGDALAPGESGTPPGPAEPSMLPLVPEVEHFPAYVAQGGEPSLDGDPDGAEDASLAPLESQPITFTPEEMEKYSKLQQAAQQHIQQQLLAKQVKPFPASAALAPAAPALQPIHIQQPAAASATSITTVQHAILQHHAAAAAAAIGIHPHPHPQPLAQVHHIPQPHLTPISLSHLTHSIIPGHPATFLASHPIHIIPASAIHPGPFTFHPVPHAALYPTLLAPRPAAAAAATALHLHPLLHPIFSGQDLQHPPSHGT; this is translated from the coding sequence TGCTCCTGGGAGTGGGCCCATGTTCAAACCTACCACTGTGGCTGTGGATGAAGAAGGTGGGGATGATGAcgatgcagcagcagcacctaACAGCAGCTCTTCCATCCACACAACTTCTAGCCAGGCCGCAGAAATCGCCACGGACAGAGGAGTCCTGAGCACTGGGCAAGCGAGCAGCGCGGTGCTGTTCAGCCAGATGCCCCTCCAGACCACCCAGGCAGTCAGTTTTGGCATTAAGAACAATCTGGGCGCTCCACTGCAGAAGATCGGGGTGTCGTTCTCATTTGCCAAGAAGGCTCCAGTAAAGCTTGAGTCAATAGCATCTGTTTTCAAGGACCATGTGGAGGAATCGAGCCCCACTGATGGAACCAAAACTGACGAGAGAGCCTCCTCCGACCAGGGGACTTTGCAGAAGACTGGTGAAGCCGAGAACACACACAGTCCTGACAACAGAGTGGAGGAGGATGACCAGCATGAACGGGACAGTGGTGCTCTTGCCACTACATTATCTAAGTTAAAAAAGATGAGAAGAGAAGATGGACCAGTGCCAGTTGAGCCAGAATATTATCATTATATTCCCCCAGCCCATTGTAAAGTAAAACCAAACTTCCAGTTCCTGCTTTTCATGAAGTCCACTGAGCAAATGGAAGCAGGAAACGGAGGTAAAAAAACTGTGCATGAAAGTAAAAAGAGTAATTCTCCGAAACCCAGAACCTCCAAGCACCTAGAAAAAGCAGCTGAGTGCActgtgcagccggaggagccaaGTGCAGCTGAACTTACAGAGCAGGGAACCAAAACAGAAGCAAAAGAAATTCCAGAAAATGCAAGTGTACAGGAAAGCCAGCCGTGCACAGAAAGTGACCCCCCAGAACAAGACACTACTGAAGAAGCCGCTCAGCCTATCCCAAGTGGTAAAGAAGTTGTTGAGGGACCAAAGCACCCAATGGGACCCTTTTTCCCTGTGTTGAGTAAAGATGAAAGCACTACTTTGCAGTGGCCTTCAGAACTTCTGATATTCACCAGGGCAGAGCCATCTGTTTCCTATAGCTGTAACCCTTTGTATTTCGATTTTAAGCTGTCACGCAACAAAGATGCTAAAGCAAAAGGGATAGAAAAACCTAAAGACGCGTTAGGTCTGTCTAAGGAAAATCTACAGGTCACGGAATGTGGTGACATAAGCAAAAGCAAGGAAAAAGGAAGCATAGCTAACAGTTCTGCTGTCAAACCAGAAACTAAACTCGTGGCTGCCTGTGGTACCCAAAGCAAGCAGGAGTCTAACTTGGCAAGCATTAGCAAGCTGGAAGAAGCAGATGACAGTAGTAAAACTCTAACCAATAAAAAAGACAAGGTTGGGAAATCCCACaaacataaaaagaaaaagaagcacaAAAAGTCCAGCAAGCACAAACGTAAACACAAGGAAGAAGCAGAAGAGAAAAGCCGCAAAACAGACGTGAGGGAGGAAAAGCCTAAGAAACGGaagaaacacaaacacaaaaaaagcaaaccctcTGTCCTTCCTGAAGCCGAGCGGGGGCTCAACCCTGATGTGCCTGACGACGGGACCCGTTTGCAGAAGAAAAAACCCTGCTTCCAGGGCGCTCAGCGGAAGATGCTTTCTGCAGAAGAAGGGGCAAGTAGCAAGAGAGAGGACAGCGGGAACTCTTCCCAAGAGCACAGCAGCAAAAAACCCAAGACTGACCTGCAGCAACAGTCTTGTGCCTCGAGGCGGCGGGGttctgcaccttcccttggcAGGTCCAGCCACAGGAGCCGGCAGAGCAGTGGGGACTACGACAGCGATGAAGGCTCTCACCGAAAAGACTCCCGACAGAAATCCGTGTCCCAGTACAGTGATGAGTACGACTCTGGTAGCGACCACTCCAGAAGCCGTTCCAGGTCAGGGCGAAGGCATTCTTCTCGCAGGTCCTCCCGAAGGTCGTACTCCACGAGTTCTGACGCCTCGTCAGACCACAGTCGGTACAGTCGCAGGAGAAGTTACTCCGACGATAGCTATAGTGACTACAGTGACAGGTCACGGTGTCATTCCAAGAGGTCTCATGACTCCGAGGATTCTGACTACACCAGCTCCAAGCACAGAGCGAAAAGGCACAAGTACTCCTCCTCGGACGATGACTACAGCCTTAGCAGGAGCAGGTCGAGAAGTCGGAGCAGGAGCCGAACCCACCCGAGGGGAAGGTCCAGAACGAGAAGCCGGGGTAGAACACGGAGCAGCAGTCGCAGTCGCAGCAAGAGGAGAAGTCGCAGCGGAACTGGCCGCAGTTGGAAACGGAGCCGGAGCTACAGCAGAGATCGCAGCCGGAGCACGAGGAGCCACTCGCAGAGATCCCTTTCCAGAAAGGGCTCTCGGGACCACGAGAGCCCTGAAGACAGGCGATCTGGCCGAAGAGACTTCATCAGATCCAAGATCTACCGCTCCCAGTCCCCTCACTATTTCAGAGCGGGCCGCCGGGAAGGGTCTCTGAAAAGAGAGagccgaggggagggggcaaaggcagTGAGCGCTCTCCCCCAGAGCAGCTGTAGCTCCGGCTTGGGGAAGGCTCCTGACAGCGACTGTGCTCCGGAGGAAAGGAACTCGGTCACAGCAAAGCTGCTGCTGGAAAAGGTTCAGTCCAGGAAGGTTGAAAAGAAGCCCGGTGCTAACGAggaagggccagcaggggcaggcaaggtgGGGATAAAACTTAAAGATCCTCCCCAGGGGTATTTTGGCCCTAAGCTTCCTCCCTCTCTAGGGAACAAACCAGTTCTCCCTTTGATTGGGAAGCTGCCTACAACCCGAAAGCCAAGTGCGAAGCGCTGCGAAGAGGCgggcctggagagaggggaggagcaggaggtgtCGGAGCCGGAGGACGCTTCCCAGGGGAGCGGCGGGGACAGTCAGTCGGTCGGCCTTCCCTTGCTGGAAGAAGAGGTGGTTCTGCTGCAGGACAAGCCTCTGGAAGAACAGAAATGTGCTGAGCCTGTCGTGGAAACCCCGCCTGTTCCTCTTGACCTGCAGGTGCTGCCTGAGTGCTACAGCTCTGCCGAGCTGGTGGTGCCGCCCCGCTATCTCCCTGAGCCCGGGGAGGGCGACGCCCTGGCGCCGGGGGAGAGCGGGACCCCGCCTGGCCCTGCAGAGCCCAGCATGCTGCCCTTGGTCCCCGAGGTGGAACACTTCCCGGCTTATGTAGCTCAGGGCGGGGAGCCGAGCCTGGACGGAGACCCAGACGGCGCAGAGGACGCTTCCCTAGCGCCGTTGGAGAGCCAGCCCATCACCTTCACGCCAGAGGAGATGGAGAAGTACAGCAAGCTCCAGCAAGCCGCACAGCAGCACATCCAGCAGCAGCTTCTCGCAAAGCAGGTCAAGCCCTTCCCAGCGTCAGCAGCGCTGGCCCCCGCAGCACCTGCGCTGCAGCCCATCCACATTCAGCAGCCCGCGGCCGCCTCCGCCACCTCCATCACGACAGTGCAGCACGCCATCCTGCAGCACCACGCCGCCGCGGCCGCCGCCGCCATCGGCATCCacccccacccgcacccccagcctctGGCGCAGGTGCACCACATCCCCCAGCCGCACTTGACCCCCATCTCCCTGTCCCATCTAACCCACTCCATCATCCCAGGGCACCCTGCCACCTTCCTCGCCAGCCACCCCATCCACATCATCCCCGCCTCGGCGATCCATCCCGGGCCCTTCACCTTCCACCCTGTTCCCCATGCTGCTCTGTACCCAACGCTGCTTGCCCCTCGccctgccgccgctgccgccgctaCAGCTTTGCATCTTCACCCCTTGCTGCACCCCATTTTCTCAGGGCAGGACTTGCAGCACCCTCCCAGTCATGGCACATGA